A DNA window from Stenotrophomonas sp. 57 contains the following coding sequences:
- a CDS encoding protein phosphatase CheZ: protein MDTTVDRNALALRLQEALDALESGDEAAWRQRIDGLVALRTQPMMSGLSRLARELGQALGELPTVPSEAGELDDACARLDHVVAMTEQATHRTLDLAEECRSLTEQLRAEGLQPGQDAQLERIRHNLTEIALTQSYQDLTGQIIRRVVGIVRRVHEGFGALGLPPEQHRTDPELAGPALKGLDRHAVSQNDADDLLSDLGL from the coding sequence ATGGATACCACGGTCGACAGGAACGCCCTCGCCCTGCGCCTGCAGGAAGCCCTGGACGCGCTGGAGTCCGGTGACGAAGCCGCTTGGCGGCAACGCATCGACGGACTGGTCGCGCTGCGCACGCAGCCGATGATGAGCGGCCTTTCGCGGCTGGCCCGCGAGCTGGGTCAAGCGCTGGGTGAACTGCCGACCGTGCCGAGCGAAGCCGGTGAACTGGACGACGCCTGCGCACGCCTGGACCACGTGGTGGCGATGACCGAACAGGCCACCCACCGCACCCTGGACCTGGCCGAGGAATGCCGCAGCCTGACCGAACAGCTGCGCGCCGAAGGCCTGCAGCCCGGCCAGGACGCGCAGCTCGAGCGCATCCGCCACAACCTCACCGAAATCGCCCTGACCCAGAGCTACCAGGACCTGACCGGACAGATCATCCGGCGCGTGGTCGGCATCGTGCGCCGCGTACACGAAGGTTTCGGCGCACTCGGCCTGCCGCCGGAACAGCATCGCACCGACCCGGAACTGGCCGGGCCGGCATTGAAGGGACTGGACCGCCACGCGGTCTCGCAGAACGACGCCGACGACCTGTTGTCGGATCTGGGGCTGTAA
- the cheY gene encoding chemotaxis response regulator CheY, with protein sequence MNKNMRILIVDDFSTMRRIVKNLLGDLGFTNTAEAEDGHAALSLLQSQPFDFVVTDWNMPVMTGIELLKAIRADAKLKTLPVLMVTAEAKREQIIEAAQSGVNGYIIKPFTAQTLEEKLGKIFERLAASA encoded by the coding sequence TTGAACAAGAACATGCGCATCCTGATCGTCGACGACTTTTCGACCATGCGTCGCATCGTCAAGAACCTGCTGGGCGATCTGGGCTTCACCAACACCGCCGAAGCCGAGGACGGGCATGCCGCGCTGTCGTTGCTGCAGAGCCAGCCGTTCGATTTCGTGGTCACCGACTGGAACATGCCGGTGATGACCGGCATCGAGCTGCTGAAGGCGATCCGCGCCGACGCCAAGCTGAAAACGCTGCCTGTGCTGATGGTCACCGCCGAAGCCAAGCGCGAGCAGATCATCGAAGCGGCACAGAGCGGCGTCAACGGCTACATCATCAAGCCGTTCACCGCGCAGACGCTGGAAGAGAAGCTGGGCAAGATCTTCGAACGCCTGGCGGCCAGCGCCTGA
- a CDS encoding RNA polymerase sigma factor FliA, which yields MKGAAQYREVQRSAANEVIAQHSDLVRRIAHHLAARLPASVEVDDLIQAGMMGLIEASRSYDADQGASFETYASIRIRGSMIDEIRRGDWVPRSVHRRARDAAATIRRLEQSSGRAASATEVAAAMEMPLPEYLRLMEDAARGQVLSLESRIEDQGELDTVAQGGPTPQQVLERGEFGRELGKAIGHLPEREQLVLSLYYEQELNLKEIGAVLGVSESRVCQIHGQAVLRLRGRLKIFEAVDAGLEE from the coding sequence ATGAAAGGCGCAGCCCAGTACCGGGAGGTCCAGCGCTCGGCAGCCAACGAGGTCATCGCCCAGCACTCGGATCTGGTGCGGCGCATCGCCCACCACCTGGCTGCGCGGTTGCCGGCCAGCGTCGAAGTGGACGACCTGATCCAGGCCGGCATGATGGGCCTGATCGAAGCCTCGCGCAGCTATGACGCCGACCAGGGCGCCTCGTTCGAGACCTATGCCTCGATCCGCATCCGTGGCTCGATGATCGACGAGATCCGCCGCGGCGACTGGGTGCCGCGTTCGGTGCACCGCCGTGCGCGTGACGCCGCCGCCACCATCCGCCGCCTCGAACAGAGCAGCGGCCGTGCCGCCAGCGCCACCGAAGTGGCCGCGGCGATGGAGATGCCGTTGCCAGAGTACCTGCGGTTGATGGAAGACGCCGCACGCGGCCAGGTGCTGAGCCTGGAATCGCGCATCGAGGACCAGGGCGAGCTGGACACCGTCGCCCAGGGCGGCCCGACCCCACAGCAGGTGCTGGAGCGCGGCGAATTCGGCCGCGAGCTGGGCAAGGCCATCGGCCACCTGCCCGAGCGCGAACAGCTGGTGCTCTCGCTGTACTACGAGCAGGAGCTGAACCTGAAGGAGATCGGCGCAGTGCTCGGCGTGAGCGAATCGCGGGTCTGCCAGATCCACGGCCAGGCGGTACTGCGCCTGCGGGGCCGACTGAAGATATTCGAGGCGGTCGACGCCGGCCTTGAAGAATGA
- a CDS encoding P-loop NTPase produces the protein MPSREYAKLTKTFPLSATRSEPLGPVRTIAVTGGKGGVGKTNVSANLAVALAGMGKRTLLLDADLGLANIDVILGLNPTFTLADLVAGRCSLDDVIVEGPNGVLVVPAASGRRHMAELAPAEHVGLVNVFSELERELDIMVVDTAAGITDGVLTFCQAAQDTVVVVCDEPASITDAYALIKVLSRERGVDRIQVVANMVRDPNEGRVLYEKLTRVCEKFLADVSLNYLGCVPQDDWLRLSVQRQQPVVKAYPSSPAALAITEIARRTARWQAPTEPRGGVEFFLERILKQRGVAA, from the coding sequence ATGCCGTCGCGTGAGTACGCCAAGCTGACCAAGACCTTCCCGCTGTCGGCCACCCGCAGCGAGCCGCTCGGCCCTGTGCGCACCATTGCCGTGACCGGCGGCAAGGGCGGCGTGGGCAAGACCAATGTCTCGGCCAACCTGGCCGTGGCACTGGCCGGCATGGGCAAGCGCACGCTGCTGCTGGACGCCGACCTTGGCCTGGCCAACATCGACGTGATCCTGGGACTGAACCCCACCTTTACGCTGGCCGACCTGGTCGCCGGCCGCTGCTCGCTGGACGACGTCATCGTCGAAGGCCCGAATGGCGTGCTGGTGGTCCCGGCCGCGTCCGGCCGCCGGCACATGGCCGAGCTGGCCCCGGCCGAGCATGTCGGCCTGGTCAACGTGTTCTCCGAACTGGAACGCGAGCTGGACATCATGGTGGTCGACACCGCCGCCGGCATCACCGACGGCGTGCTGACCTTCTGCCAGGCCGCGCAGGACACCGTGGTGGTGGTCTGTGACGAACCGGCTTCGATCACCGATGCCTACGCACTGATCAAGGTGCTGTCACGCGAGCGCGGCGTGGACCGCATCCAGGTGGTGGCCAACATGGTGCGCGATCCCAACGAAGGCCGCGTGCTGTACGAGAAGCTGACCCGCGTCTGCGAGAAGTTCCTTGCCGATGTCTCGCTGAACTACCTGGGCTGCGTGCCGCAGGATGACTGGCTGCGCCTGTCGGTGCAGCGCCAGCAGCCGGTGGTGAAGGCTTATCCGTCCAGCCCGGCCGCGCTGGCGATCACCGAGATTGCCCGCCGCACCGCCCGCTGGCAGGCGCCGACCGAGCCGCGTGGCGGCGTCGAGTTCTTCCTCGAGCGCATCCTCAAGCAGCGCGGGGTGGCCGCATGA
- the flhF gene encoding flagellar biosynthesis protein FlhF → MKIKRFVAADMRSAMNLVRKEHGPDAVILSNRRIEEGIEIVAAANYDESAVQRALEASRRDVAPPPAPKPRTAADAVIAAVTRRRSNTPAPEPVAATTSAVAALARAAVGATGRTLDSADEIVPTRGSTGFAATLARAAVNEPALPEQIFAPFAEAIVAPAPAPAASAPANRARFQIDPPHEMHHESAAPAVQPPPLPGAAPTEAQPEIAASEPAVADAVIETSPEPTLAPAPVLTVVAQDDAEIRQLRQEVAGMRQVIEREMNRFTDERLRGCPVRATALDLMDEYGFDAGLARDVAMQIPLETEAHRGRGLMLGLISRKLPIAPVDPLEEGGVIALVGPTGAGKTTTIAKLASRFAEKHAPRDVALVTTDTTRIGAREQLYGYGRQLGIAVHEANSGTDLDQLLERLKDYKLVLIDTAGLGPRDRALAAQLQWLRAARQVRTLLVLPANTSFGDMDEVVRRFGAANLQGLVLSKLDETGRFGNALSVAVDHALPITWVTDGQDVPDDLHRASAANLVLRLEDLRRAADMPCNPELNHAVA, encoded by the coding sequence ATGAAAATCAAACGATTCGTCGCCGCCGACATGCGCTCGGCCATGAACCTGGTGCGCAAGGAACATGGTCCTGACGCCGTGATCCTGTCCAACCGCCGGATCGAGGAAGGCATCGAGATCGTCGCCGCCGCCAACTACGACGAGAGCGCCGTGCAGCGTGCGCTGGAAGCCTCGCGCCGTGATGTCGCACCGCCGCCGGCCCCCAAGCCGCGCACCGCCGCCGATGCCGTCATTGCCGCAGTCACCCGCCGTCGCAGCAACACCCCCGCTCCGGAACCGGTTGCCGCGACCACCTCTGCCGTGGCCGCCCTCGCCCGCGCCGCGGTCGGTGCCACCGGCCGCACCCTGGACAGCGCCGACGAGATCGTGCCGACCCGCGGCAGCACCGGCTTCGCCGCGACCCTGGCCCGAGCTGCCGTCAACGAACCGGCGCTGCCGGAACAGATCTTCGCCCCGTTCGCCGAGGCCATCGTTGCACCGGCACCGGCACCGGCCGCCAGCGCGCCAGCCAACCGTGCCCGCTTCCAGATCGACCCGCCGCACGAGATGCATCACGAAAGCGCGGCCCCCGCCGTGCAGCCGCCGCCACTGCCGGGCGCGGCTCCGACCGAAGCACAGCCGGAGATCGCCGCCAGCGAACCGGCAGTGGCCGACGCCGTCATCGAAACCTCGCCGGAGCCTACCCTCGCCCCGGCCCCGGTGCTGACCGTGGTCGCCCAGGACGACGCCGAGATCCGCCAGCTGCGCCAGGAAGTGGCCGGCATGCGCCAGGTGATCGAGCGCGAGATGAACCGCTTCACCGACGAGCGCCTGCGTGGCTGCCCGGTGCGCGCCACCGCGCTGGATCTGATGGACGAGTACGGTTTCGACGCCGGCCTGGCCCGCGACGTGGCCATGCAGATCCCGCTGGAGACCGAAGCCCACCGTGGCCGTGGCCTGATGCTGGGGCTGATCTCGCGCAAGCTGCCGATCGCCCCCGTCGACCCGCTGGAGGAAGGCGGCGTGATTGCCCTGGTCGGCCCGACCGGCGCCGGCAAGACCACCACCATCGCCAAGCTGGCCTCGCGCTTCGCCGAGAAGCACGCGCCGCGTGACGTGGCCCTGGTGACCACCGACACCACCCGCATCGGCGCCCGCGAGCAGCTGTACGGCTACGGCCGCCAGCTCGGCATCGCCGTGCACGAGGCCAACAGCGGCACCGACCTGGACCAGCTGCTGGAACGCCTGAAGGACTACAAGCTGGTGCTGATCGACACCGCCGGGCTGGGCCCGCGCGACCGCGCACTGGCCGCCCAGCTGCAGTGGCTGCGCGCCGCCCGCCAGGTCCGCACCCTGCTGGTGCTGCCGGCCAACACCAGCTTCGGCGACATGGACGAGGTGGTCCGCCGCTTCGGCGCCGCCAACCTGCAGGGCCTGGTACTGAGCAAGCTGGACGAGACCGGCCGCTTCGGCAACGCCCTGTCGGTGGCCGTGGACCATGCCCTGCCGATCACCTGGGTGACCGATGGCCAGGACGTTCCGGACGACCTGCACCGGGCCAGTGCAGCCAATCTTGTACTTCGCCTTGAAGATTTGCGCCGAGCGGCCGATATGCCCTGCAACCCGGAGTTGAACCATGCCGTCGCGTGA